The Bacillus sp. F19 DNA segment CATGGAGAATGTGTAGGCTCAGCAAAGAAGCAATGTACTCGATGTTGATACATTAGTTTTAAACCAAAAGCCACTCCTCCCGGCCCACCGCCTACTCCGCATGGAAGGTAAACAAATAGTGGATGGTTTTCATCTACAGTTACATTTAAATCTTCTAATTGTTTTTTTAGTCGATTTGCTGCCACCGCATAGCCTAAAAATAAATCACGAGAGCTTTCGTCATCAATAAAGTAACAATTCGGTTCGCTATGCGCCTGCTTTCGGCCCTCTTCTACGGCTTTGCTGTAATCTTCCTTATATTCGATAACCGTTACTCCTTTGCTTTTAAGAAGATCTTTTTTCCATTTCTTTGCATCAGCAGACATATGGACCGTTACTTTAAAACCTAATTTGGCACTCATGATACCTATACTTAACCCTAGATTGCCTGTAGACCCTACTGCAATTGAATATTGTGAAAAGAAGTTTCTGAATTTTTCACTATCAAGGATGGAATAATCATCATTTACCGTCAATAAACCATGTTTAAGTGCTAACGTTTCTGCGTGCTTCAACACTTCGTAAATGCCGCCGCGTGCTTTAATGGAACCTGAAATGGGAAGGTGGCTGTCACATTTTAATAAAAATGTTCCTTCTAATGGATGCTCATATAAGTGTGATAACTGTTGATGCATCGCCGGGATGGGTACAATAGGAGATTCAATGATTCCGTTTAGTTTTCTTGTTTCAGGAAAAACTTTAGCAATGTAAGGAGCAAAACGCTTTAACCTTTCCTCGGTATCCTTTACATCTTTCTCATTAAGCGGAAGTTTTTTTAATCGAGTTTGAAATGCTTCATATTTAGGATTGGACCAAAATACTTCCTTTGTAGCAACTAACTCGTTTATTAAAGGATATTCTTTTATCCAATCTTGAATAGTTTTCATCTCTCTCCTCCTCCTTAGGGATCGTACCTTTTTTCTGTCTCTGCTTATTGACATTTAAAACCCTGATCTTAATGTCCAGAAGTCATTTTAATACCTGCCGCCCCTGCAATAAATGACACTTATTTTTGAACCACGAAGTTCTCCATATATCGATAAATCGCATAAGCTACCCCATTCTCATCATTTTTAAGGGTTGTCGTTGTACAAACAGCTTTTATGACATCTTTCGCATTTCCCATCGCTACGCTGTATCCAACTTTCTGGAACATGGATAAATCATTGTTGCTGTCCCCGATTGCCATAGCCTGTTCTAAGGAGCCATTCATCATGAAAGCCAATTTTTCAAGGGCCATTCCTTTTGAAGCTCTTTTACTAGTCATTTCAATGTTATGATCAGCAGATGAAACAACCATCAACTCATCAAACTTTTTGAATTGGTTCCATGCTTCCCCTAATTTCTTTTTATCAAAAGAACATGCTAAAATGTTATAGAATTCTTCCTCCTGTTTTAAGATATCATGATAGTTTTCAACTAAAACATATCCAAACTGGTCAAATTGCCTTTCCGCTACTTCAACTAATTCTTTCATATCTGTATTCAAATCTGCGCTTTTCAAACTTTTAATCTCATTATGGAAATGTTCTCTTCCCTTTTTAAGAGTATAAATGGCTTTATCAGTAAACACTTCATAATAATAATTCCGTTCATCTAACCATTGAAGAATAGATTCGACACAATCTTTAGTTATTGTAATAGAAGAAATGCACTTTCCGCTTTTTGAATGAATGGTCGCGCCATTTGTCCCGATTACAAATGGGGAAATCCCTGCTTTTTCACAAATTGTTTGAACGTCAAAATAAGCCCGTCCTGTTGAAATAACTACTTCAAAGCCTCTATCTTGGGCATATTGAATCGCCTTTATATTTTCTTCACTAATTTCATTCTGGTCGTTTAATAATGTTCCGTCTAAATCTATCGCAATAAAACTCATGCTATATAGCTCCTTTTCTCATTCAATCTATTAAATTTTCTTTCTAGCTTTTTACCTGCTATCAATAAAAATCTAATCAAAAAAGAGAGAGAACTCCCTCTTCCGTCTCGATATGTCCTTTTATGGATTGACTACGCTTGAATCCAATTGATTTCCTCTAATTTTGAATGATTTCTCCATTCCTCAGGAAATGGCTGCTCGCAGACAATCACATCGACTTTTTCTAGAGGACAAACTTTAGAAAATGTGTCGACACCAAATTTAGAGAAATCCGTTAGCAATATAACTTGCTTTGATACATCGACCATCTTGCGTGAAACTAATGTTTCACGTAAATGATAGTTACTAATCCCATTTTGAATAGAAACACCGCCAGCTGAAATGAACGCTTTATCAATATTAAATTGATTTAACATTTGTTCAGTGAGACCCCCGCATATAGATTGCTGCTTTGGATCAATTTGTCCACCTAGTAATAGAATTTGTCCTGTAAACTTATTTTGATTGAGCGATTCGGTCAACACAGATGACACAGGAAGAGAATTGGTTAAAATCGTAATGTCTTTTTTATTTTCAATACACTGCGCAAATTCAAGCATGGTTGTTCCTACATCAATGGCAATCACATCTCCGTTAGAAATGAGTTCTACTGCTTTTTTCCCAACCTTGACTTTCGCTTCTTGATTCACCGTTGTACGCTGTGTGAATGGAGGCTCCTCAAATTCAAAGACTATTTTAATCGCTCCACCGTAAACCCTCTTTAAAAGTCCTTTTTCCTCTAATATCATCAAATCGCGTCGAATCGTTTCCTCTGAAACATTAAATTGATCAACTAATTCCACAACTTTTACTTTTCCCATTTTGTTCAGTTCTTTTAAAATTTCATTCTTTCTTTCTTCTGGCAAAACAGACATATTTCTTCCTCCGCCATCTAATAATTTATAAAATAATGCATTCTTTCTTCGGTACAAGAATATGAACGCGTGCTCCTTGCTCAAACATTTTTCCTCGGTGGTGAAGATAGTCTACATGGAAAGCGGACTCCTCTGTTTCTACTTCATATCTTAAAACATTCCCTGTCATGGAAACCTCTTTTATAAACCCTCTAATTCCCCAGTTCTCTTGTAAATCCAAGTTACCTTCACCAACAGAAACTAATTGTAAAACTTCAGGACGAATGGCGACTTCATTCCCTTTTAGTTCTGTGCTGCGAACAAGTTTACGGAAAACTTCCATATTAAAAACATTATAATTTCCGATAAATTTTGCAACAAATGTATTGACTGGAGAAGTATAAATTTCTGATGGAGAACCGGATTGTACAACTTGTCCTTTATTCATGACAAAAATTCGATCAGACATCGTCATTGCTTCTTCCTGATCATGAGTAACAAAAATAGTTGTAATATCTAATTCTTTCTGTATTCTCTTTAATTCTTTTTGCAAACTTTTTCTAATTTTAGCATCCAATGCGCTTAACGGCTCATCCAAAAGCAGTACTTTCGGCTCCATGACAAGCGCACGTGCAAGAGCAACCCTCTGCTGTTGCCCGCCAGATAATTGATGAGGATAAGACTCTTCTTTTCCTATTAAATCAACCATCTCTATCATCTTTTTTACTCTTGATTTAATATCTTTTACCTTCTTCATTTTAAGGCCGTAAGCAATATTATCAAAAACGCTCATATTTGGGAAAAGTGCATAAGACTGAAACACCATACCGACTTCACGCTGACGTGGTGATAGATTAGTAATATCTTTTCCATCAATTAAGATTCTTCCTGCATCAACGCCTTCAAGCCCCGCAATGGAACGTAATAATGTACTTTTTCCGCATCCGCTTTGCCCAAGAAGTGTAGCAAATTCTCCTTTTATTAATGTTATAGAAATGTCATTTAAAACGACTTGATTTTCATACCCCTTAGTCACTTGATCGATGGTTACATAGCTCATTATTTTTCACCTTCTAAAGCAGTATTTTTATGACGGTGTTGTTTTTTTAAAAATGAAAGAATTCGCTTCTTATTTGTCCCGACAGGATTTTTTTTGTTTCTAAATGTAAGTTTTAATACAGTCCCCGTTAAAAGTAAAATCACTGTATAATAAGTAATAACAATTGCACTTGTTAAGTGACCACTGCTGTTTAGTTTGTCAGCAAGATAAATTTGAAGGGTTTCAAATCGGCCCCCGACAAGCAAATTGGCAAAAGCAAACTCACTAAATAAAAGAGCGACTGATAATAAGGTAGACACTAAAATCCCAGATATAATATTGGGAAACACCACTGTGCGAAACGCCTGAAATTTTGTAGCACCTAGTAATTCAGCTGCATCAACAAGCTGCACAGCATTAACCGTACGAAGACTGTTACGAATACCTTGATACATAAATGGCAGAATGGTTATGAAATAAGCACCAATTAAAATCCAAGGTGTTCCGGCAATTTGAATTGGTCCATCTGAATATACCTTGATTAATCCAACAGCTCCAACAATAGGAGGAATTCCATAAGGAAGCATAGCTGCTGCTTGTAGCAATCCTTCCCATTTAGCGAAATATACTGTGATGATAAAAATAGTCGGAATCATAATAACAACACTAAGACCGACAGACATGACAATTAAAAACAGCGTTCGTTGAAAAGCATCATAAAACCGTTCGTCTTGAAATAATTCAATATACCATTTCATTGTATAACTCTCAGGCAAAATGGTATGATCCCATTTACCGGCAATCGAGAATAAAAATGTTCCTACTAGCGGAATTAATAAATAAATAATTAGTAATCCAACCAGCACTCTATGAAAAGTCAATGAAGATTTCATCGTAAATCCCTCCTAATGCGACGCATCATTCGTTCATTGAACCACATCGCCCCTATCATGGTCGCTGCAAGAAGCACTCCCATCGCACTGCCTAGCTGAGGCTTTAATGCAACGTCACTAGCAACTAGAGAAGCAATTTGCAATGACAATAAGTTATAGTTGCTGCCGACTAATGCATAGGCTGTAGCGTAAGCTCCCATCGCATTAGCAAACAAAATACTGAATGTACCTACAATACTAGGTAAAAGAACTGGAATCCCAATGTGAAGCCAAAATGAAAATGTTGACCCTCCTAATAATGAAGAGGCTTCTTTCCATTGTTTCTTAATTCCTTGATAAGACGGGTAGATGAGCATAACAGCAAGTGGAATTTGAAAATAAATATAAACAAGAATGAGGCCCGTCCATGAATATAAATTAAAATCTGCAAACACATCCCAACCAATCATAGAAAAAAGCAGCGTAAACAATCCATTGTTTCCAAGTAAAATAATATATGAAAATGAAAGGGGAATCCCCTCAAAGTTCGAAGTCATGTTGGCAATCATCAGTAAACGATTTTGTATTTTTTGTGAGAACTTCGTAAACGAATAGGCAGCAATGACTGCTATAATCACAGAAGTCACAGCAGAAAATAAGGAAATGACAAGGCTATTTTGAATGGCTTGCAAGTAAAATTTACTTTTAAATATGGTAATGTATTGATTAATCGTAACTTGAATTCCATCGTCTGCATAAAAACTATTTTTAATCATTGCCACTAATGGTCCTATTTCAAATCCAATCACAAACAAAATAAATGGCAGTAAAAGAGCTAATAAGTAAATTTTTTGTTTTTTTATTTTTGGCAAGACTTCTCGCTCCCTTTTGTTCTCTAACAATTTGGGAATTGGTTTAACAGTACGTTCATTAAACCAATTCCAGTTAACCTTCATTCTTCATTTTAAAGTTGAATAGTGTATCTTTTTTAAAGGGTTATTTTCCCTTTCAGACCTGGCAATTGATATGAAATCATTTTATTGGACGGCTCAATATTTAAAAGTTCACAAACGAGCGGTGCAAAAGCTAATTGCGGAACTACTTCACTGTAAACGCCAGGCTCAACTTTTGGACTGATGATAAAGAGCGGTACATCACGCTCACCATCAGTTATGCCGCCATGGTTGCCCGTTTCACTCATGCCATGATCAGATGTAATTAAAATGTGGTAACCTTCTTTGATCCAAATTGGCAACAGCTGTGCCAGCAAGCTTCCCATTTTTAAGATTTGTTCACGATATTCTTTCGATTCTGAACCGAAAATTTCTCCTTTTACATCTACACCGAGCGGATGGATATATAAAAAGTGCGGGTCATACTTTCTGCGCAAGGCTTCTGCATCCATTAACACATGACTGTCTGGATAGTCATCATCCCAATAAAATTTTCCATATTGAATCGGCTGAGATTCATCCTCTTGCTCACGATCTTCAATAAAATGGAATGGCGCGCGATTATAAAGTTCGCTTACCCAGTAATACGATACCGTTCCGTTTCTTAAGCCGTTTTCTTTCGTAAGATGGAAGAGACTTTTCTCAGCAGATAAGCGAACAGCTTGATTGGACGTAATTCCGTTCACTGATGCCGGTGTACCCGTTAGTAACACTTCATATAATGGACGGGAAAGACTTGGGAGTTCTGACTTTACTTTGTAAAGTGCTGCCTGATTTGTTTCAACTAGATGTTGAATAAATCCAAGAGCCTCACATGCTTTGTCATATCTCATACCATCAACAACAATTGCTATTACTTTATTTGACATGGACTAACACCTCTTCCTGCCAAATCTGCGGTAAATTTTTAGCCGTTTCTTCCCAAGCTTTGTAATCTTCAATTGGTTTTGCTTTTTTGTACTGTTCTTCTGGAACCATTTTTTCAGCTACTTCTTTCGGAAGTTCTACATCGCGAATTGGACGCGCAAACCCTTTAGCTAAGTTAATTTGTCCTTCATCGCTTAAGATATATTCTCTAGTTGCCATCGCTGCATGCGGATGCTTTGCATATTTGTTAATAATCGTTGCATAGCCGCTGACGACTGAACCTTCGCTTGGAATCGATACATCAAATTGATCACGGTTGATTTGGTCAGCGTAACCAAGGGCATTGAAATCCCAAACAAGGGCAACTTCCACTTCCCCTTTTTCGATGTTAGCAGGCTTCGCATCAGTTAAGCTAAGGCGGCCTTGCTTGGCAAGCTTAGTAAAAAAGTCAATTCCTGGTTGGAGATTTGTTTCATCACCGCCGTAAGCGATAGCGGCAGCAAGAACGGCCATTTGGTTCTGTGTACCACGCTGAACATCTCCAACTGTTACTTTGTAATCTCCTTTTAATATGTCATCCCAAGACTTTGGCGGGTTATCCACTAATTCTTTATTAGTAAAGAATGCAATCGTTCCTTGGTAGCCAACAACCCAATCTCCGTTGTCATCTTTTGCCCAGTCAGGTACCTCGTCCCAATAGGAAGTTTTATATGGCATCGTTAATTCTTTTTGTTCCGCGATTGGTCCAAAGGAAATCCCTACATCGCCGATATCAGCTGTTGCATTCTCTCCTTCAGATTCCATTTTGGCAATCTCTTCGGCACTGGATAAATCTGTATCATTGTGTTCCAATGTATATTTTTTCATCACTTCATTCCACGTTTCTCCCCAGTTAGCCCATGAATCAGGCATACCGACACTATTAATAGTTCCCTCTTCTTTTGCCTTTGTTTCAATTTCTTTCAGGGTTAACGAACTTGGATTCTTAACAACTGGAGCAGCATCCTCTTCAGTGGCTCCACAAGCAGCTAATCCTAGTACACTCACTCCTAACACCACAGCTTGAATAGACTTGTAACAATTCTTCTTGAATGTGTAATTCATAAAAAGTACCTCCATTTATTGTGGGATTTTTAATGTTTATTACTGTTTATTACGGTTTAATCATAATCAACCAATATAAACCCCACATTAATCCAATGTTAAGATTTTGTAAATCAGTTTTTAAATAACGAATGGAGTCCGGATGATAATCCTTAAGTATATCCAGAACCCAAACGGCCCAGTTTCCATTCGTTTATAACTTTTTATTTTCAATCGTCAAGTATTCGCTTGAGATCAAGCGATCCGGGAGTTTCAATCGTCAAGTCCCATTAAGATTCCAGGCCAAATGATGGAATGAAATGGGATGTTGTCTTTTCCATGAACATAATAAGCTCTAGTATCTGTATCCCAAAATTTCAGCCAATCTTGCTGATTTTCAGCAGACCGCTGCTTACTTGCTGAAAGGTAACCGGCTACAGCTTCAATTCAGACATATATTGTCTTACCTTCATATCTCTTTACAGGAACAGGTACGCCAATCGGAAGATCTCTAGTGGCAGATCTGTTCAGAATATTATACCTGTAAACAAGGTAACCTGGTTTCAACTACCCGCGGATGATATGGAGCGAGCATGGAACTTTTATCACCAGGCTTTTGGCTGGAGCCAAGAAGAAGTGTACACAAACAAAGCAATATGGGGTGCTATTAATGGAGAAATTGCTGAGCGCAACGAAGAAATGCAATACCCGAGACTCGTGATAAGAGTTGATGACATAAATCATATGGTGGAAAAAATTAAGAAATCAGGAGGTAAAATTGTAAAGGAAAGAACTGAGATACCTGAAATCGGTATGGTTTTTGCATCATTTGTTGATACGGAAAGGAATATCATAAACATTGTTGGTGATCTTTGACTTGGAAAGTCATCTTTAAGTAGAATCGTTAATACAAAATCGTGGGTGTGGAATCTAATGGATTATGCGTGTCTTCAACAAATGAAAAAGGAACATATGGGATATAGCGCTATCCATAAAGACCGTTGTTATCG contains these protein-coding regions:
- a CDS encoding D-serine ammonia-lyase, which gives rise to MKTIQDWIKEYPLINELVATKEVFWSNPKYEAFQTRLKKLPLNEKDVKDTEERLKRFAPYIAKVFPETRKLNGIIESPIVPIPAMHQQLSHLYEHPLEGTFLLKCDSHLPISGSIKARGGIYEVLKHAETLALKHGLLTVNDDYSILDSEKFRNFFSQYSIAVGSTGNLGLSIGIMSAKLGFKVTVHMSADAKKWKKDLLKSKGVTVIEYKEDYSKAVEEGRKQAHSEPNCYFIDDESSRDLFLGYAVAANRLKKQLEDLNVTVDENHPLFVYLPCGVGGGPGGVAFGLKLMYQHRVHCFFAEPTHSPCMLLGLVTGLHDKVSVQDFGIDNITSADGLAVGRPSGFVGQTMESLLSGSYTVSDDELFKLLSSLVDTENIHLEPSALAGVIGPVKLWTEKEGKEYIQNHNLTDKMKNATHLIWATGGSMVPKETMNEYYKKGATLSL
- a CDS encoding Cof-type HAD-IIB family hydrolase, producing the protein MSFIAIDLDGTLLNDQNEISEENIKAIQYAQDRGFEVVISTGRAYFDVQTICEKAGISPFVIGTNGATIHSKSGKCISSITITKDCVESILQWLDERNYYYEVFTDKAIYTLKKGREHFHNEIKSLKSADLNTDMKELVEVAERQFDQFGYVLVENYHDILKQEEEFYNILACSFDKKKLGEAWNQFKKFDELMVVSSADHNIEMTSKRASKGMALEKLAFMMNGSLEQAMAIGDSNNDLSMFQKVGYSVAMGNAKDVIKAVCTTTTLKNDENGVAYAIYRYMENFVVQK
- a CDS encoding DeoR/GlpR family DNA-binding transcription regulator, yielding MSVLPEERKNEILKELNKMGKVKVVELVDQFNVSEETIRRDLMILEEKGLLKRVYGGAIKIVFEFEEPPFTQRTTVNQEAKVKVGKKAVELISNGDVIAIDVGTTMLEFAQCIENKKDITILTNSLPVSSVLTESLNQNKFTGQILLLGGQIDPKQQSICGGLTEQMLNQFNIDKAFISAGGVSIQNGISNYHLRETLVSRKMVDVSKQVILLTDFSKFGVDTFSKVCPLEKVDVIVCEQPFPEEWRNHSKLEEINWIQA
- a CDS encoding ABC transporter ATP-binding protein, with the protein product MSYVTIDQVTKGYENQVVLNDISITLIKGEFATLLGQSGCGKSTLLRSIAGLEGVDAGRILIDGKDITNLSPRQREVGMVFQSYALFPNMSVFDNIAYGLKMKKVKDIKSRVKKMIEMVDLIGKEESYPHQLSGGQQQRVALARALVMEPKVLLLDEPLSALDAKIRKSLQKELKRIQKELDITTIFVTHDQEEAMTMSDRIFVMNKGQVVQSGSPSEIYTSPVNTFVAKFIGNYNVFNMEVFRKLVRSTELKGNEVAIRPEVLQLVSVGEGNLDLQENWGIRGFIKEVSMTGNVLRYEVETEESAFHVDYLHHRGKMFEQGARVHILVPKKECIIL
- a CDS encoding ABC transporter permease subunit; translation: MKSSLTFHRVLVGLLIIYLLIPLVGTFLFSIAGKWDHTILPESYTMKWYIELFQDERFYDAFQRTLFLIVMSVGLSVVIMIPTIFIITVYFAKWEGLLQAAAMLPYGIPPIVGAVGLIKVYSDGPIQIAGTPWILIGAYFITILPFMYQGIRNSLRTVNAVQLVDAAELLGATKFQAFRTVVFPNIISGILVSTLLSVALLFSEFAFANLLVGGRFETLQIYLADKLNSSGHLTSAIVITYYTVILLLTGTVLKLTFRNKKNPVGTNKKRILSFLKKQHRHKNTALEGEK
- a CDS encoding ABC transporter permease subunit, yielding MPKIKKQKIYLLALLLPFILFVIGFEIGPLVAMIKNSFYADDGIQVTINQYITIFKSKFYLQAIQNSLVISLFSAVTSVIIAVIAAYSFTKFSQKIQNRLLMIANMTSNFEGIPLSFSYIILLGNNGLFTLLFSMIGWDVFADFNLYSWTGLILVYIYFQIPLAVMLIYPSYQGIKKQWKEASSLLGGSTFSFWLHIGIPVLLPSIVGTFSILFANAMGAYATAYALVGSNYNLLSLQIASLVASDVALKPQLGSAMGVLLAATMIGAMWFNERMMRRIRRDLR
- a CDS encoding alkaline phosphatase family protein; translation: MSNKVIAIVVDGMRYDKACEALGFIQHLVETNQAALYKVKSELPSLSRPLYEVLLTGTPASVNGITSNQAVRLSAEKSLFHLTKENGLRNGTVSYYWVSELYNRAPFHFIEDREQEDESQPIQYGKFYWDDDYPDSHVLMDAEALRRKYDPHFLYIHPLGVDVKGEIFGSESKEYREQILKMGSLLAQLLPIWIKEGYHILITSDHGMSETGNHGGITDGERDVPLFIISPKVEPGVYSEVVPQLAFAPLVCELLNIEPSNKMISYQLPGLKGKITL
- a CDS encoding extracellular solute-binding protein — protein: MNYTFKKNCYKSIQAVVLGVSVLGLAACGATEEDAAPVVKNPSSLTLKEIETKAKEEGTINSVGMPDSWANWGETWNEVMKKYTLEHNDTDLSSAEEIAKMESEGENATADIGDVGISFGPIAEQKELTMPYKTSYWDEVPDWAKDDNGDWVVGYQGTIAFFTNKELVDNPPKSWDDILKGDYKVTVGDVQRGTQNQMAVLAAAIAYGGDETNLQPGIDFFTKLAKQGRLSLTDAKPANIEKGEVEVALVWDFNALGYADQINRDQFDVSIPSEGSVVSGYATIINKYAKHPHAAMATREYILSDEGQINLAKGFARPIRDVELPKEVAEKMVPEEQYKKAKPIEDYKAWEETAKNLPQIWQEEVLVHVK